The uncultured Desulfovibrio sp. genome window below encodes:
- the rfaD gene encoding ADP-glyceromanno-heptose 6-epimerase, whose amino-acid sequence MYIVTGGAGFIGSAMLWQLNTMGIEDVVVVDHLGRDEKWRNLAKHTYADYMHRTRFHDLMQRDALPWKIDAIIHLGACSDTTEVDGDFLMENNFQYSRDLCRFALDKGARFIHSSSATTYGDGELGFSDDPDLLPRLRPLSLFGYSKHLFDLWLRRQGLDKEVVSLKFFNVYGPNEYHKGEMRSVVCKAYSQIMRHGDIELFRSTRPGLADGEQKRDFVYVKDCVALMGWLLEHAHVNGIRNMGSGQARSFNELGRAVFAAMQRSCRITYVDMPGFLRDIYQNYTQADMNWLQKVGCPLQLTSLEDGVTDFVQNYLQKPDRYL is encoded by the coding sequence ATGTATATTGTTACCGGAGGCGCCGGCTTTATCGGCAGCGCCATGCTGTGGCAGCTCAACACCATGGGGATTGAGGACGTGGTGGTGGTGGACCACCTGGGCAGGGACGAGAAGTGGCGGAATCTCGCCAAGCATACCTATGCGGACTATATGCACCGCACACGCTTTCATGACCTCATGCAACGCGATGCCCTGCCCTGGAAAATCGATGCCATCATCCATCTGGGCGCCTGCTCCGATACCACGGAGGTGGACGGCGACTTTCTCATGGAAAACAATTTCCAGTACAGTCGCGATCTCTGCCGTTTTGCCCTGGACAAGGGCGCACGCTTCATCCATTCCAGCTCCGCCACCACCTACGGCGACGGAGAACTGGGCTTCAGCGATGATCCCGATCTGCTGCCACGCCTGCGCCCCCTGAGCCTTTTTGGCTATTCCAAGCACCTCTTTGACCTCTGGCTGCGGCGGCAGGGCCTGGACAAGGAGGTGGTCAGCCTCAAGTTCTTCAATGTCTACGGCCCCAACGAATATCACAAGGGCGAGATGCGTAGCGTGGTCTGCAAGGCCTACAGCCAGATCATGCGGCACGGCGATATCGAGCTGTTCCGTTCCACCCGTCCCGGTCTTGCCGATGGCGAGCAGAAGCGCGATTTTGTGTACGTCAAGGACTGCGTGGCCCTCATGGGCTGGCTGCTGGAACATGCCCATGTCAACGGCATCCGCAATATGGGGTCCGGGCAGGCCCGCAGCTTCAACGAGCTGGGCCGTGCCGTCTTTGCGGCCATGCAGCGCAGCTGCCGCATCACCTATGTGGACATGCCCGGCTTCCTGCGCGATATCTACCAGAATTATACCCAGGCCGACATGAACTGGTTGCAGAAGGTAGGCTGCCCCCTTCAGCTGACATCGCTGGAAGATGGCGTGACGGACTTTGTGCAGAACTACCTGCAAAAGCCCGATCGTTATCTGTAG
- a CDS encoding MFS transporter — MSQRASFPVSRLLVAYLVFISAFAPLSTDMYLPALPGMAASLQTTNALTSLTISCFLLAFALSMLIWGPYSDRVGRRPVLLLGSALYVVSSLGIAYARSIEVLLAWRVVQAIGSGGISSMSLAIVKDVMQGSAMTRVVTSIQTFTTLAPMLAPLLGGLLLTVTSWRGIFFCLAGCGLLAGVGGLVLRETIVQRSEGHMFRLLGRIGYVMGQQGFRWLLLVFSAVCMPFMGYLAVSSLIYQDVFQLTPQQFSGFFAVNAAMSLLGPLCYGRWFHMWSDRRFFCCFLGAIAVSGAALICFGHVHPLAFAALCAPIAFCSGATRPRSTVLMLNQLDTDTGTMTALINSGGLLCGSASMFLCTLPFWPDAFWALGGMACVVGLLTLAGWCHVERRGLARLS, encoded by the coding sequence ATGTCGCAGCGTGCCTCTTTTCCCGTCAGCCGGCTGCTGGTGGCCTATCTGGTCTTCATCAGCGCCTTTGCCCCCTTGTCCACGGATATGTATCTTCCTGCCCTGCCCGGCATGGCAGCGAGCCTGCAAACCACCAATGCCCTGACCAGTCTGACCATAAGCTGCTTTCTGCTGGCCTTTGCCCTGTCCATGCTGATCTGGGGGCCTTACAGCGACAGGGTGGGGCGGCGGCCCGTGCTGCTGCTGGGGTCGGCGCTCTATGTGGTGTCCAGCCTGGGTATTGCCTATGCCCGCTCCATCGAGGTGCTGCTGGCCTGGCGTGTGGTGCAGGCCATTGGCAGCGGCGGCATCAGTTCCATGTCGCTGGCCATTGTGAAGGACGTGATGCAGGGCAGTGCCATGACTCGTGTGGTGACCAGCATTCAGACCTTTACCACGCTGGCGCCCATGCTGGCGCCGCTGCTGGGCGGGCTGCTGCTCACCGTGACCTCGTGGCGGGGCATTTTTTTCTGCCTGGCCGGCTGTGGCCTGCTGGCCGGCGTGGGGGGGCTGGTTCTGCGCGAAACCATTGTGCAGCGCAGTGAGGGCCACATGTTCCGCCTGCTGGGACGCATCGGCTACGTGATGGGGCAGCAGGGCTTCCGCTGGCTGCTTCTGGTCTTTTCGGCCGTGTGCATGCCCTTCATGGGCTATCTGGCCGTGTCGTCCCTCATCTATCAGGATGTGTTCCAGCTGACGCCGCAGCAGTTCAGCGGCTTTTTTGCCGTCAATGCGGCCATGTCCCTGCTGGGACCGCTGTGCTACGGCCGCTGGTTTCACATGTGGTCGGACAGGCGCTTTTTTTGCTGTTTTCTGGGGGCCATTGCCGTGTCCGGAGCGGCCCTGATCTGTTTTGGGCACGTGCATCCGCTGGCTTTTGCCGCCCTGTGCGCGCCCATTGCCTTCTGCTCCGGGGCAACGCGTCCGCGCTCCACGGTGCTCATGCTCAACCAGCTTGATACGGATACCGGCACCATGACGGCGCTGATCAACAGCGGCGGTCTGCTGTGCGGCAGCGCATCCATGTTTCTCTGCACGCTGCCCTTCTGGCCCGATGCCTTCTGGGCCTTGGGCGGCATGGCCTGCGTGGTGGGGCTGCTGACGCTGGCAGGCTGGTGCCATGTGGAGCGGCGGGGCCTGGCCCGGCTGTCATAG
- the cmk gene encoding (d)CMP kinase, producing MSRQLPVVTLDGPAGVGKTTLARRMADSLGIAYLDTGAMFRCLALRLGAGAHLWPEERLRTACAACTFSLRGTGGFSELFCNDQPVRGEIRTEEVGMLAARLGTVPLVRDYLCAAQRELARQRPLVVEGRDMGTVVFPTARFKFFLDATPEVRALRRLRDLEARGQQADLATLTEQIRQRDALDRNRPIAPLKPAEDAIIVDTSALDIEGVLGTLLHAIQVRGGLAGQQG from the coding sequence ATGAGCCGGCAGCTGCCTGTAGTAACGCTGGACGGCCCTGCCGGCGTGGGCAAGACCACGCTGGCCCGCCGCATGGCCGACAGTCTGGGCATTGCCTATCTGGATACCGGGGCCATGTTCCGCTGTCTGGCGCTCCGGCTGGGGGCCGGGGCGCACCTGTGGCCGGAGGAGCGCCTGCGCACAGCCTGCGCGGCCTGTACCTTCAGCCTGCGGGGAACCGGGGGCTTCAGCGAGCTGTTCTGTAACGATCAGCCGGTGCGCGGTGAAATCCGCACGGAAGAGGTGGGCATGCTGGCTGCCCGTCTGGGAACCGTGCCGCTGGTGCGCGACTATCTGTGCGCCGCCCAGCGCGAGCTGGCCCGACAGCGGCCGCTGGTGGTGGAAGGGCGTGATATGGGCACGGTGGTCTTTCCCACGGCCCGTTTCAAGTTCTTTCTGGATGCCACCCCCGAGGTCCGTGCCCTGCGTCGTCTGCGCGATCTGGAGGCACGGGGGCAGCAGGCCGATCTTGCCACCCTCACCGAGCAGATCCGCCAGCGTGATGCCCTGGACCGCAACCGTCCCATTGCCCCCCTGAAGCCTGCGGAGGATGCCATCATCGTGGACACGTCCGCTCTGGATATCGAGGGGGTGCTGGGCACGCTGCTGCACGCCATTCAGGTGCGGGGCGGTCTGGCCGGTCAGCAGGGCTGA
- a CDS encoding SufD family Fe-S cluster assembly protein, translated as MSTVDLSRFNFTGGENAAPIEDLTVLPLQDRQRLVLAGIDVQDNHVSGTFMQLNHADVHCGTKHPGLELLDIRQALKKYDGLPQHYWKLLDPNKDEITRMTYEHCNGGYFMRVAKGVKLTEPVQSCMFIKGRNAGQSIHNVVIVEEGAELSVLGGCATAHDAEHSAHLGITEYYVEKGGKLTFTMIHNWGESVTVRPRSAGIVAAGGVFQNNYILLKPVGNLQMYPGIKLAGEGAVARFDSVIVAPAGSHVDSGNRIDLDAPHTRGEIISRAVTTGGTIINRGFLGASSTPVKGHLECKGLILGNGRMHAIPELDSNQDGVELSHEAAVGKIAQEEIEYLMARGLDEDEATATIVRGFLNVDIMGLPAPLKKAMDDQIRLLQCGHAM; from the coding sequence ATGAGCACAGTTGACCTTTCCCGCTTCAATTTCACCGGCGGTGAAAATGCCGCCCCCATCGAAGATCTGACCGTTCTGCCCCTTCAGGACCGCCAGCGCCTGGTGCTGGCCGGCATCGATGTGCAGGACAATCACGTCAGCGGTACCTTTATGCAGCTCAACCACGCTGACGTGCACTGCGGCACCAAGCATCCTGGCCTGGAACTGCTGGACATCCGCCAGGCCCTCAAGAAATACGACGGCCTGCCGCAGCACTACTGGAAGCTGCTGGATCCCAACAAGGACGAAATCACCCGCATGACCTACGAGCACTGCAACGGCGGCTATTTCATGCGGGTGGCCAAGGGGGTCAAGCTCACGGAGCCGGTGCAGTCCTGCATGTTCATCAAGGGCCGCAATGCCGGGCAGAGCATCCACAATGTGGTCATTGTGGAAGAAGGCGCGGAACTGAGCGTGCTGGGCGGCTGCGCCACGGCCCATGACGCGGAACACTCGGCCCATCTGGGCATTACCGAATACTACGTGGAAAAGGGCGGCAAGCTGACCTTCACCATGATCCACAACTGGGGCGAAAGCGTCACCGTGCGGCCGCGCTCCGCCGGCATCGTGGCGGCCGGGGGCGTTTTCCAGAACAATTACATTCTGCTCAAGCCCGTGGGCAATCTCCAGATGTATCCCGGCATCAAGCTGGCCGGCGAAGGCGCCGTGGCCCGCTTTGATTCGGTCATTGTGGCGCCCGCCGGCTCCCACGTGGACAGCGGCAACCGCATCGACCTGGATGCCCCCCATACCCGCGGGGAGATCATCTCCCGTGCGGTCACCACGGGCGGCACCATCATCAACCGCGGCTTCCTGGGGGCCTCGTCCACGCCGGTAAAGGGGCACCTGGAATGCAAGGGCCTTATCCTCGGCAATGGCCGCATGCACGCCATCCCGGAACTGGACAGCAATCAGGATGGCGTGGAACTGTCCCATGAAGCCGCTGTGGGCAAGATCGCCCAGGAAGAGATCGAATACCTCATGGCGCGCGGCCTGGATGAGGATGAAGCCACGGCCACCATCGTGCGGGGCTTCCTCAATGTGGACATCATGGGCCTGCCCGCGCCCCTGAAAAAGGCCATGGACGACCAGATACGCCTGCTCCAGTGCGGTCACGCCATGTAG
- the amrS gene encoding AmmeMemoRadiSam system radical SAM enzyme — protein MPAAFWTALPRQAVRCRLCAHFCHLDAGQRGRCGVRVNENGTLISLVEDVVTGVAMDPVEKKPLYHVLPGSLTFSVGSAGCNFSCRFCQNHHISRTPADSGQLPGQHASPAQLVEMAVAQGAASVAFTYNEPTVFLELLRPTAALAAERGLPSLLVTNGFMSQDCLRALGPLVRAANVDLKGFSEDFYARWCGGRLHVVLDNLRRMKACGWWLEITTLIIPGINDSRDELRQLARFICQELGPETPWHLSAFHGAYHMRTHPSTPPSLLESCRELGLTEGLRFVYVGNVPDTESRHTVCPRCGAVCIRRDGWRVQCLGTTAGQCPACGHALPGIWS, from the coding sequence ATGCCCGCTGCCTTCTGGACAGCGCTGCCCCGTCAGGCCGTACGCTGTCGGCTGTGCGCCCATTTCTGCCATCTTGACGCGGGGCAGCGCGGGCGCTGCGGCGTGCGCGTCAATGAGAACGGCACGCTGATCAGCCTGGTGGAAGATGTGGTGACCGGCGTTGCCATGGACCCGGTGGAAAAGAAACCCCTCTACCATGTGCTGCCCGGCAGTCTGACCTTTTCGGTGGGCAGCGCGGGCTGCAACTTTTCCTGCCGTTTCTGCCAGAACCATCACATCTCCCGCACGCCCGCGGACAGCGGGCAGCTGCCGGGGCAGCATGCCAGCCCTGCGCAGCTGGTGGAAATGGCCGTGGCGCAGGGGGCGGCCTCGGTGGCCTTTACCTACAACGAACCCACGGTCTTCCTGGAGCTGCTGCGCCCCACGGCCGCACTGGCAGCGGAACGGGGGCTGCCGTCGCTGCTGGTGACCAACGGCTTCATGAGTCAGGACTGCCTGCGGGCACTGGGGCCGCTTGTGCGGGCGGCCAATGTGGACCTCAAGGGCTTCAGCGAGGATTTTTATGCCCGCTGGTGCGGCGGGCGGCTGCACGTTGTGCTGGACAATCTCCGCCGCATGAAGGCCTGTGGCTGGTGGCTGGAAATCACCACCCTGATCATCCCCGGCATCAATGACAGCCGCGACGAGCTGCGCCAGCTGGCCCGCTTCATCTGCCAGGAGCTGGGGCCGGAAACGCCGTGGCATCTCTCGGCTTTTCACGGGGCCTACCACATGCGCACGCATCCGTCCACGCCGCCTTCCCTGCTGGAATCCTGCCGGGAACTGGGGCTTACGGAAGGGCTGCGCTTTGTCTATGTGGGCAATGTGCCTGACACCGAAAGCCGGCATACCGTGTGTCCGCGCTGCGGAGCGGTCTGCATCCGTCGTGATGGCTGGCGCGTTCAGTGCCTGGGGACCACGGCAGGGCAGTGCCCGGCCTGCGGCCATGCGCTGCCGGGCATCTGGAGCTGA
- a CDS encoding ABC transporter ATP-binding protein, giving the protein MLQIRDLHVSVQGTPVLHGIDLTIESGETFILFGPNGSGKTTLLMTIMGFSGYQVTRGSIVFNGKDITHAPMYERARLGIGMSFQRPPTIHGLPTRRMVELCGRGRDMNITEMARRVHFDTFLDRDVNAGFSGGEIKRSELLQLMAQQPNLLLFDEPESGVDLENMALVGHTVRQLLDGVPACCTATLRQQGRNRSTSGLIITHTGHILEYVNADRGQVMYHGKLCCEARPRVILDHIAQHGYQECLRCLAGDSYGKIMEAPLR; this is encoded by the coding sequence ATGCTCCAGATTCGCGATTTGCATGTTTCGGTGCAGGGTACACCCGTTCTGCACGGCATAGACCTGACCATCGAATCCGGCGAAACCTTTATCCTCTTCGGTCCCAACGGCTCGGGCAAAACCACCCTGCTCATGACCATCATGGGCTTTTCCGGCTACCAGGTCACCCGCGGCAGCATTGTCTTCAATGGCAAGGACATTACGCACGCGCCCATGTACGAGCGTGCCCGCCTGGGCATCGGCATGTCCTTTCAGCGGCCGCCGACCATTCACGGCCTGCCCACCCGGCGCATGGTGGAACTCTGCGGCCGTGGCCGGGACATGAACATTACGGAAATGGCCCGCCGTGTCCATTTCGACACCTTTCTTGACCGCGATGTCAATGCCGGCTTCTCCGGCGGCGAAATCAAGCGCTCGGAGCTGCTGCAGCTCATGGCCCAGCAGCCCAACCTGCTGCTGTTTGACGAGCCGGAATCCGGGGTGGACCTGGAAAACATGGCCCTTGTGGGCCATACCGTACGCCAGCTTCTGGACGGCGTGCCGGCCTGCTGTACCGCCACCCTGCGCCAGCAGGGGCGCAACCGCTCCACCAGCGGTCTCATCATCACCCACACCGGGCACATTCTGGAATACGTCAATGCCGACCGCGGACAGGTCATGTATCACGGCAAGCTCTGCTGCGAAGCCCGCCCGCGGGTCATTCTGGACCACATCGCCCAGCACGGCTATCAGGAATGCCTGCGCTGTCTGGCAGGTGACAGCTACGGCAAGATCATGGAGGCTCCGCTGAGATGA
- the purM gene encoding phosphoribosylformylglycinamidine cyclo-ligase, producing MSTDRSKAYTAAGVNIQAGNDLVSRIKHLVSSTHTKGVISDIGGFGGLFRPELSGMSDPVLVSGTDGVGTKLKLAFAFNKHDTVGIDLVAMSVNDILVQGAAPLFFLDYFATGKLDVDVAHTVISGVAEGCRQAGCALLGGETAEMPSMYADGEYDLAGFCVGIVDNAKLVDGSTIRVGDHLVGIASSGLHSNGYSLVRKVLEQSGLGADDPFPGADGATVRDVLLTPTVIYVDTVRQLLRDIDVRGMAHITGGGFYDNIPRVLPSQVEARIRFGSWDMPPVFTWLHEAGGLSWPEILQIFNAGIGYVLILPQDRVEETISRIRAGKLGLGAWDIGTIARRTGDGEQVVVSFD from the coding sequence ATGAGCACAGACCGTTCCAAGGCATATACCGCTGCCGGCGTCAACATTCAGGCCGGCAATGATCTGGTAAGCCGCATCAAGCATCTTGTTTCCAGCACCCATACCAAGGGTGTCATATCCGATATCGGCGGCTTTGGCGGCCTGTTTCGTCCCGAACTGAGCGGCATGAGCGACCCCGTGCTGGTCTCCGGCACCGATGGTGTGGGCACCAAGCTCAAGCTGGCCTTTGCCTTCAACAAGCACGATACCGTGGGCATCGACCTTGTGGCCATGAGCGTCAACGACATTCTGGTACAGGGCGCCGCCCCGCTCTTCTTCCTGGACTATTTTGCCACCGGCAAGCTGGATGTGGATGTGGCCCATACCGTCATCAGCGGTGTGGCCGAGGGCTGCCGCCAGGCCGGCTGTGCCCTGCTGGGCGGAGAAACCGCCGAAATGCCCAGCATGTATGCCGATGGCGAATACGATCTGGCCGGCTTCTGCGTGGGCATTGTGGACAATGCCAAACTGGTGGACGGCTCCACCATTCGCGTGGGCGACCACCTTGTGGGCATTGCCTCCTCGGGTCTGCATTCCAACGGCTATTCGCTGGTGCGCAAGGTGCTGGAACAGAGCGGCCTTGGCGCGGATGATCCCTTCCCCGGCGCAGACGGCGCCACCGTGCGCGATGTGCTGCTGACCCCCACCGTCATCTATGTGGACACCGTGCGCCAGCTCCTGCGCGACATTGACGTGCGCGGCATGGCCCATATCACGGGCGGCGGCTTCTACGACAATATTCCGCGCGTTCTGCCCTCGCAGGTGGAGGCGCGCATCCGCTTCGGCTCCTGGGACATGCCGCCGGTATTCACCTGGCTGCATGAGGCGGGGGGACTGTCCTGGCCCGAAATTCTCCAGATATTCAATGCCGGTATCGGCTATGTGCTGATCCTGCCCCAGGATCGCGTGGAAGAAACCATCAGCCGCATCCGCGCCGGCAAGCTGGGCCTCGGCGCCTGGGACATCGGCACCATCGCCCGCCGCACCGGCGATGGCGAACAGGTCGTGGTCTCTTTCGACTAG
- the hisC gene encoding histidinol-phosphate transaminase codes for MYASPVREAIRGLKAYVPGLSIAEIQEKYGLSQVIKLASNENPLGTPPLAQQALRDAAATAFRYPQGGNPRLVKALARRHGVSEARVVVGNGSDEILDLLIRLLLTPGRHSMVCFAPCFSIYPIQGQVCGVEVRRQPLRQDFSHDYAALAGLVDESTRLVFVTTPDNPSGYCPPRAEVEALAAHLAKTAPDCLLVVDEAYMDFVGDDDAAEAQYSLLAGGCLPDNVAVVRTFSKVWGLAGMRVGYAVLPEALAGYCWRARLPFSVNILAEEAALAALEDTVFHEETLRVTRLGRVQLRQGMEELGCTVWPSAANFLMFQLPGGKDAGACVDVLLRRGIIIRALKSYDLPQHLRVSVGTEEENAVFLAALGDFLQGKQA; via the coding sequence TTTCCATTGCTGAAATTCAGGAAAAATACGGTCTTTCCCAGGTCATCAAGCTGGCCAGCAACGAAAATCCCCTGGGCACGCCCCCGCTGGCACAGCAGGCCCTGCGGGATGCCGCCGCCACGGCTTTTCGCTATCCCCAGGGGGGCAATCCCCGTCTGGTGAAGGCGCTGGCCCGGCGTCACGGTGTGTCGGAAGCGCGTGTGGTGGTGGGCAATGGGTCCGATGAAATCCTGGACCTGCTCATCCGCCTGCTGCTGACGCCCGGCAGGCATTCCATGGTCTGCTTTGCGCCCTGTTTCAGCATCTATCCCATTCAGGGACAGGTCTGCGGCGTGGAGGTGCGCCGTCAGCCCCTGCGTCAGGACTTCAGCCATGACTATGCGGCTCTGGCCGGGCTGGTGGATGAAAGCACCCGTCTGGTCTTTGTGACCACGCCGGACAATCCGTCGGGCTACTGTCCGCCGCGGGCCGAGGTGGAAGCCCTGGCCGCCCACCTGGCCAAGACGGCGCCGGACTGTCTGCTGGTGGTGGACGAAGCCTACATGGACTTTGTGGGGGACGATGATGCGGCCGAAGCGCAGTATTCGCTGCTGGCCGGGGGCTGTCTGCCGGACAATGTGGCGGTGGTGCGCACCTTTTCCAAGGTCTGGGGGCTGGCCGGCATGCGCGTGGGCTATGCCGTCCTGCCTGAAGCGCTGGCCGGATACTGCTGGAGAGCACGGCTGCCGTTTTCCGTGAATATCCTGGCAGAGGAGGCGGCCCTGGCGGCGCTGGAAGACACGGTTTTTCACGAGGAAACCCTGCGGGTGACCCGCCTGGGGCGCGTGCAGCTGCGTCAGGGGATGGAGGAACTGGGCTGCACGGTATGGCCCAGTGCGGCCAATTTCCTTATGTTTCAGCTGCCCGGCGGCAAGGATGCCGGCGCCTGCGTGGACGTTCTGCTGCGGCGCGGCATCATCATCCGCGCCCTCAAAAGCTATGACCTGCCGCAGCATCTGCGCGTCAGCGTGGGGACGGAAGAGGAAAATGCGGTCTTTCTTGCGGCGCTGGGCGATTTTCTGCAGGGGAAACAGGCATGA
- a CDS encoding BON domain-containing protein: MRLFACLLLLLSLCSLTGCGAAYGLYDDKRLMDTITDDKGIATSIKSDLMSSNFSKGWDTSVYCYYGRVYLVGEIPEHMRDRAVAIAKGTKGVRSVTTHWFSPAKSDTSNVVLATRLRTALIGAKGLSSTRVDTEVNAGRIVLLGVVDSARERDIAVDTARRVEGAVSVTSYLILPPTSSGGQLSPKTVKAIPPQKKKATPKATPDETPELDTGPSDQSRGVEERPL; encoded by the coding sequence ATGCGTCTCTTCGCCTGCCTGTTGCTTCTGCTGAGCCTCTGTTCCCTCACAGGCTGCGGCGCCGCCTATGGCCTGTATGACGACAAGCGGCTCATGGATACCATCACCGATGACAAAGGTATCGCCACGTCCATCAAGAGTGACCTCATGAGCAGCAACTTCAGCAAGGGCTGGGATACCTCGGTCTACTGCTACTACGGGCGCGTCTACCTGGTAGGCGAGATCCCCGAGCACATGCGCGACCGCGCCGTGGCCATTGCAAAGGGAACCAAGGGCGTGCGCAGCGTCACCACCCACTGGTTCAGCCCGGCCAAGAGCGATACCAGCAATGTGGTCCTGGCCACCCGTCTGCGCACGGCGCTCATCGGGGCCAAGGGGCTTAGCTCCACCCGCGTGGATACGGAGGTCAATGCCGGACGCATTGTGCTCCTGGGCGTGGTGGACAGCGCCAGAGAACGAGACATCGCCGTGGATACCGCCCGGCGGGTGGAAGGCGCCGTTTCCGTCACGAGCTATCTGATACTGCCCCCCACCAGCAGCGGCGGACAGCTTTCCCCCAAGACGGTCAAGGCCATTCCGCCCCAGAAGAAAAAGGCCACGCCCAAGGCCACACCCGACGAGACCCCGGAACTGGATACCGGCCCCTCGGACCAGAGCCGGGGCGTGGAAGAACGTCCCCTCTAA
- a CDS encoding translation initiation factor 2 gives MLRMYICASFRHLHGVRLLGRELRALGCHVLDWTEKAAPPPGLTPAQRRLWMDTDQNGGQVYAFCRDACLTADMVIYYGASGQDAGVEVGLAAAVGTPLLGIRGPLEGPGLMLHGAMTAWVDSIEEALDVVAAVLRLRAENYAGLAAAAPAVRRLAEALRRRRKAGVSGGRTTESGACPKTDAAEGRLRD, from the coding sequence ATGCTGCGTATGTACATCTGTGCCTCGTTCCGGCATCTGCACGGCGTCCGTCTGCTGGGCCGCGAGCTGCGCGCCCTGGGCTGCCATGTGCTGGACTGGACGGAAAAGGCTGCGCCTCCGCCCGGACTTACGCCGGCACAGCGCCGCCTCTGGATGGATACGGACCAGAACGGCGGACAGGTCTATGCCTTCTGCCGAGACGCCTGTCTTACGGCGGATATGGTCATTTATTACGGTGCGTCAGGACAGGATGCCGGGGTGGAAGTGGGTCTGGCTGCCGCCGTGGGCACGCCGCTGCTGGGCATTCGCGGTCCGCTGGAAGGGCCGGGCCTCATGCTGCACGGCGCCATGACCGCCTGGGTGGACAGCATCGAGGAGGCCCTGGACGTGGTGGCGGCAGTGCTGCGCCTGCGGGCCGAGAACTATGCCGGTCTGGCGGCGGCTGCGCCGGCGGTGCGTCGTCTGGCAGAGGCCCTGCGCCGGCGGCGAAAAGCCGGTGTCTCCGGCGGCCGGACAACAGAAAGCGGCGCCTGCCCGAAGACAGACGCCGCCGAAGGAAGGTTGCGGGATTAG
- the murA gene encoding UDP-N-acetylglucosamine 1-carboxyvinyltransferase: MDKLIIQGGHALHGTIDISGSKNAALPILFAAILPEEGVTFRNVPDLRDIHTTLKLLDVLGCQCTHDDHRATVQAGALRPEAPYDLVKTMRASVLCLGPLLARIGQARVALPGGCAIGARPVDQHLKGLELMGARFDLEGGYILGHCQHLRGAHITLDMPTVGGTENLLMAAVLAQGETVLENAAREPEVVDLARFLRACGARIEGEGSSTIHIQGVSALHGADYTIMADRIEAGTFMAAAGITGGDLLLRNCPYDELEAVILKLQSMGMLIEKTADGVRAACPGPLRGTDVKTQPFPGFPTDMQAQIMALMCLAQGASVVEESIFENRFMHVQELARMGADIKVSGHTAMVRGVDRLTGAPVMASDLRASASLVLAGLAARGETHVQRIYHLDRGYERIENKLNAVGAHICRVAEQA, encoded by the coding sequence ATGGACAAGCTCATCATCCAGGGGGGCCATGCCCTGCATGGCACCATTGACATCAGCGGCTCCAAGAATGCCGCCCTGCCCATTCTCTTTGCCGCCATCCTGCCGGAAGAGGGCGTTACCTTCCGCAATGTGCCGGACCTGCGGGACATTCACACCACGCTCAAGCTGCTGGATGTGCTGGGCTGCCAGTGCACGCATGACGATCACAGGGCAACGGTGCAGGCCGGCGCCCTGCGCCCTGAAGCGCCCTATGACCTGGTCAAGACCATGCGGGCCTCGGTGCTCTGCCTGGGGCCGCTGCTGGCCCGTATCGGCCAGGCCCGTGTGGCTCTGCCCGGCGGCTGCGCCATCGGCGCCCGCCCCGTGGACCAGCACCTCAAGGGGCTGGAACTCATGGGTGCCCGCTTTGATCTGGAAGGGGGCTATATCCTGGGGCACTGCCAGCATCTGCGGGGCGCGCACATCACCCTTGACATGCCCACCGTGGGCGGTACGGAAAATCTGCTCATGGCCGCTGTGCTGGCCCAGGGAGAAACCGTGCTGGAAAATGCGGCCAGAGAACCCGAAGTGGTGGACCTGGCCCGCTTCCTGCGGGCCTGCGGCGCCCGCATCGAGGGCGAGGGCAGCAGCACCATCCACATCCAGGGCGTGAGCGCGCTGCATGGCGCCGACTATACCATCATGGCTGACCGCATCGAAGCCGGAACCTTCATGGCCGCCGCAGGCATCACCGGTGGCGACCTGCTGCTGCGGAACTGCCCTTACGACGAGCTGGAAGCCGTCATCCTCAAATTGCAGAGCATGGGCATGCTCATCGAAAAAACCGCCGACGGCGTGCGCGCCGCCTGCCCCGGCCCGCTGCGCGGCACGGATGTAAAAACCCAGCCCTTTCCGGGCTTTCCCACGGACATGCAGGCCCAGATCATGGCCCTCATGTGTCTGGCGCAGGGCGCCAGCGTGGTGGAGGAAAGCATTTTCGAAAACCGCTTCATGCACGTGCAGGAACTGGCGCGCATGGGCGCGGACATCAAGGTTTCCGGGCATACGGCCATGGTCCGGGGCGTGGATCGCCTGACCGGGGCACCGGTCATGGCCTCTGACCTGCGGGCCAGCGCCTCCCTTGTGCTGGCCGGTCTGGCGGCCCGGGGCGAAACCCACGTCCAGCGCATCTATCACCTGGACCGCGGCTACGAACGCATCGAAAACAAGCTCAATGCCGTTGGCGCGCACATATGCCGCGTTGCCGAACAGGCCTGA